The DNA segment GATGCTCTCCGAGCGGGTGGCAGAGGTGGTTCGGGCGTACCGGGTCTGAACTGTACGCAACCCGATGACCTGGGCGCGTCTCTCCGAATGAGCCGTCGGAGGACGAGGTCCCGGGCGGCTGGGATACACAGCCAGAAGCGTTTCCGCCTTCGTTTGCTGGAGCTTGGTCTTGGGGCCGAGTGGGGGAGACCATGAGTCGTAAGATCGTGTTGTGGATGGCGGTCGTGGTGACTGCCTGCGCCTCCATCCCCGAGCACGTCAGCGACGCCGCACTGCTCGACAATGAGCGATGCGGTACTACACACTGCGGGAGCGCGAGAAGGTCCGGTGGAGTGGCGGGTACGACATGGGCAGGCGCTGGCAGTTGCCCGGCGTTTCGTGCCCGACCTGCGGCAAGACCTGGGGAGGCGGTGGCTACGACTATCCCGCCGTGGATTTGTCGAAGCTGGGGGATGGGGCCCAGATACTCGAGCGCCCGCGGTGCGTTCCCTGGGCTGAATTCACGGCGCTGCGAGCGACTGTGTTGCCGCTGGTGCCGTGCGACGCGGTAGTGACGCCAGTCTCGGGATTTGGTCCGTTGACGGGGCGGGCACGGGGTCGATTCGGTCCCGTGAGTGTCCACATGCCATGGACGCTGCTTGTGCGACCGGACGTCATGAAACGTCTCGATGGACTTACTGGGGCTGTCCCCGTGCCCGCGGCATTCCGGCGTGGCCAAGGCGACGGCGAACTGCTCGAGTTGCAGGTGATGCCAGGCGGGAAGTTCGTCGGTGACGGCCGCCACAAGTCATGCAAGACGTGTGGACGTACGAACTGGGTCCTACCGCCGCCGGAGAAGTGGCGTCTCGCGGTTCCCCCCTCTGCTGACTTCGCCCGAGTCACCGCGAGTGTCGTGGTCGTGAGCGAACGAGTCGTCCAGCAGCTCGAACGGCAGTTGGAAGAGGCCGACATCGTCGCGCTCGATGTGAGTGGCCAGCCAGGACACGAATCGCCGCTTCAGCTCGGGCGGTGACTCTCCGCGCTCTGCCGCGCCAGCATCCTCGCCGCGTGCACCCGGGGCAACAGTCGGGACACGAGCGCGCTCACCGTCGTCACCGGATGCGCCCCGGGCTCCGGGAGCCGCGCGGCGAGCAGGGCCGCGCCGAGCCGCGCCACCGAGGACAACACGAACAGCACGTGCAGGTTCACCCAGGGCTGTCCCCCCAGGATGAAGTTCTCCGGCAGCGCCGACGCGATGGCACCCCCGAGCGCCGCCGCGACCGCGTACGCCAGGCCACCCGCCGTCGCGAACGCGGCCAGATAGAACGGCCGACCCTTGCGCGGCGCCACCGTGAGCGGCAGCGCGAAGATGGCCAGGCCGTGCCCGCTCCACAGCGCCCCCGCGAGCACCACGTCGAACAGCAGCGGCCACAGCGTGCCCGCGGAGGGCAGGAGCCACAGCGCCGGGATGACCCCGATGCCCAGCGAGCACGCCATCAACACCGGCTGCGCCCCCACGCGGTCGATCATCTTCCCCCACAGCGGCGCGGTCAGGATTCGCACCCCCGCCACCGCCGCGGCATGCAGCGCCAGGATGACGAACGTCATCTTCAGATTCTTGATGCTGTGCAACGCGAAGAACGGCGCGGACACCCCCACCGCCGCGTTCCAGGCCACCTGATACGTGAGCACCCTCCGCGCGAGCGGGTCCTTCAGCGGCACCAGCGCGCCCTTGAGCTCCAGTCGCGGCGTGGTCCCCGGCGGCGCCGGGTCATGCTGACTGGCCATGAGCAGCGTCGTCACCACCCCCATCACACAGGCCCCGAGCGCCAGCAGCGGCAAGGCCAGTCCCACCCCGTCCGCCGGGCGCAGCCGATCCAACAACAGCCCCGCCGCCAGCGAAGCCAGCGTGCCCGCCAGCGTGGTGAGCGCGGTGCGCTTCCCGAAGAACCGGCCTCGCACCGCGCGCGGCACCAGCTCCCCCATCCACGCCACCCACGCGTTGTTGCCCACCACCCCCAACACCGCCGACGCCCCCGCCACCCCCAAGAGCAGGTGCTGGCGCGCCGCCAAATCCAGCTCCAACCACGGCAACACCGCCAACGGGAACATCACCAGTCGCGACAGGCAGATGGCCGTCAGCGCGACGCGCCGGTGCCCGAACGTCGACGTCAACCACGCCGCGGGGAACTGGATGAACTGGGCGCAGAACGGCAGCGCCGTCATCACCCCCACCAAGAGCGGCCCCAACCCCAGCGCCATCGCCCACGCCGTGAGCACCGTGGCCCCCGCGCACGCGGTGAACACCTCCGCGAACATGCCCTCCACCACGGACAGGCCCAGCGTCGCGCGCAAGCGCTTCGTGGGCGTCAGGTGCGCGTCCGGCCCGTCCACCGGAGGGGCCCCCAGCAGCGGCGCGGACGAGCCGGGCAACGACGAGCCCGGACGGAAGAGGGGGACGGCGGAGGCGAGCGAGGCGAAGCTGCTCAGGACGTAACGACGGAAGGCGGCGGGGCTCAACGCGGTCCTTGCGACGAGGAAGCGGGGCGTCCCGCGTCTGTCTCACGCCCCCGGCAGGGGCCTCAATCCGACCTCCCACCCCCCTCGGCTGCCCGCCTGGAGCCCTGCCTCCCCAGGCCGCTTGCTCCCCCGTCCGGAGGGGGACGCTGGAATCAGGTGCAGTTCAAGCGGTCTTGAACTATATGAACGTCCGAGGAGAACGGCGCACATGGAACTGGCTCGGGAGCTCACGGACTTTCTGGCGGCGGTGGAAGAGCGGCTCAGCAGCATGCTGGTGGATGGCAACGCCGGTCCGGACGTGAAGGGCGACACGCTGATGGAGGCGGCCCGGCACCTGTGCCTGGGGACGGGGGGCAAGCGCGCCCGGCCCATGCTGGTGCGGCTGTTCGGCGGCGCGGTGGGGGTGGCTCCGGAGCGCCTGGTGGACGTGGCGGTGGCGTCGGAGTTCATCCACTCGGCCAGCCTGCTGCACGACGACGTGGTGGACGCGGGCATGTTCCGCCGGGGTCGTCCCACGGTGAACGCGCGGTGGGGCAACATCGTGGCGGTGATGAGCGGAGACCTCATCCTGTCCACGGGCCTGCACCAGCTGGCGCGGCTCGACTCGCGGCTGACGCTGTCGGCGCTGTCGGTGGTCTCCGAGATGACCCGCGCGGCCATCGCGGAGGTGGAGGCGCGCGGAGACCTGGACCTGCCGCTCAACCGGCTGCGCTTCATTGCCGAGGGGAAGACGGGCTCGCTGTTCGGCTGGTGTGGACACGCGGCGGCGACGCTGGCGAACCAGCCCGACGCGGTGGAGCGCTTCGACGGGTTCGGCCGTCACCTGGGCGTGGCGTTCCAGATCGCCGACGACATCCGGGACATCCTGGGCACGGACGTGGGCAAGCCGCGGTACGCGGACGTGCACTCGCGAACCCCGTCGATGCCCATCCTGCTGGCGGTGGCCAAGGACGAGAGCCTGCGCCGCAAGCTGAAGG comes from the Myxococcus fulvus genome and includes:
- a CDS encoding double-CXXCG motif protein, yielding MRYYTLREREKVRWSGGYDMGRRWQLPGVSCPTCGKTWGGGGYDYPAVDLSKLGDGAQILERPRCVPWAEFTALRATVLPLVPCDAVVTPVSGFGPLTGRARGRFGPVSVHMPWTLLVRPDVMKRLDGLTGAVPVPAAFRRGQGDGELLELQVMPGGKFVGDGRHKSCKTCGRTNWVLPPPEKWRLAVPPSADFARVTASVVVVSERVVQQLERQLEEADIVALDVSGQPGHESPLQLGR
- a CDS encoding MFS transporter, translating into MSPAAFRRYVLSSFASLASAVPLFRPGSSLPGSSAPLLGAPPVDGPDAHLTPTKRLRATLGLSVVEGMFAEVFTACAGATVLTAWAMALGLGPLLVGVMTALPFCAQFIQFPAAWLTSTFGHRRVALTAICLSRLVMFPLAVLPWLELDLAARQHLLLGVAGASAVLGVVGNNAWVAWMGELVPRAVRGRFFGKRTALTTLAGTLASLAAGLLLDRLRPADGVGLALPLLALGACVMGVVTTLLMASQHDPAPPGTTPRLELKGALVPLKDPLARRVLTYQVAWNAAVGVSAPFFALHSIKNLKMTFVILALHAAAVAGVRILTAPLWGKMIDRVGAQPVLMACSLGIGVIPALWLLPSAGTLWPLLFDVVLAGALWSGHGLAIFALPLTVAPRKGRPFYLAAFATAGGLAYAVAAALGGAIASALPENFILGGQPWVNLHVLFVLSSVARLGAALLAARLPEPGAHPVTTVSALVSRLLPRVHAARMLARQSAESHRPS
- a CDS encoding polyprenyl synthetase family protein, yielding MELARELTDFLAAVEERLSSMLVDGNAGPDVKGDTLMEAARHLCLGTGGKRARPMLVRLFGGAVGVAPERLVDVAVASEFIHSASLLHDDVVDAGMFRRGRPTVNARWGNIVAVMSGDLILSTGLHQLARLDSRLTLSALSVVSEMTRAAIAEVEARGDLDLPLNRLRFIAEGKTGSLFGWCGHAAATLANQPDAVERFDGFGRHLGVAFQIADDIRDILGTDVGKPRYADVHSRTPSMPILLAVAKDESLRRKLKDAWAFSTITPERTKEIGAAIEATGAVDASMARMNVEIEAALDKLGHFATDPAGAELVGWARKLSAGIAEQVQGRAA